A single window of Algiphilus sp. DNA harbors:
- a CDS encoding SDR family NAD(P)-dependent oxidoreductase — translation MKSAFITGAAIGQGNLIAKKLAARGWRVFGGVLPGAETDLGSVAGVTVVEQDVSDDASVRASASVVEEALDGAGLDLLMNVAGVANIASAVIEGAAMDDVRRLFEINTFGQLRVCQAFLPMIRRAAKPAKILNFGSGAVLVAPPMAGPYTMSKHAVHGMTLTLRNELAPFGVQVTSIWPGAVKTAMTANAKESTLGSWNAQPEDVQKTYAEYLKRGITEILPDMIERKGNTADAVTDEIIAIAERNKLGAWYCVGKDARPLGMLHRFMPGGRFEAMIRGVYKIPTARA, via the coding sequence ATGAAGAGCGCATTCATCACCGGAGCCGCGATCGGGCAGGGCAATCTGATCGCCAAGAAGCTGGCGGCCAGGGGCTGGCGCGTGTTCGGCGGGGTGCTGCCCGGCGCCGAGACCGATCTCGGCTCGGTGGCCGGTGTCACGGTGGTCGAGCAGGATGTGTCCGACGACGCGTCGGTCCGTGCCAGTGCCAGTGTCGTGGAGGAGGCGCTGGACGGAGCCGGACTCGATCTCCTGATGAATGTCGCCGGTGTTGCCAACATCGCCTCGGCGGTGATCGAGGGCGCGGCGATGGACGATGTCCGGCGCCTGTTCGAGATCAACACCTTCGGACAGCTGCGCGTCTGCCAGGCGTTCCTGCCCATGATCCGCCGTGCCGCGAAGCCGGCGAAGATCCTCAACTTCGGTTCGGGGGCCGTGCTGGTGGCACCGCCGATGGCCGGGCCCTACACCATGTCCAAGCACGCCGTGCACGGCATGACGCTCACGCTGCGCAACGAGCTGGCACCGTTCGGGGTGCAGGTCACCTCGATATGGCCGGGCGCAGTCAAGACGGCGATGACGGCGAATGCCAAGGAGAGCACGCTCGGTTCCTGGAATGCGCAGCCCGAGGACGTGCAGAAAACCTACGCCGAGTATCTCAAGCGCGGCATCACCGAGATCCTGCCCGACATGATCGAGCGGAAAGGCAATACCGCCGATGCCGTGACCGACGAGATCATCGCCATCGCGGAGCGCAACAAGCTGGGTGCGTGGTACTGCGTCGGCAAGGATGCGCGCCCGCTCGGCATGCTGCACCGATTCATGCCCGGAGGTCGCTTCGAGGCGATGATCCGCGGCGTCTACAAGATTCCCACTGCCAGGGCCTGA